The DNA region TCATCTATGAAGTGCATATAACTAAATCAAAGGACTATATATCGAGTAAAAAAATGAAATTTCTTAAATTAAAAGATGTCATAGAAATGACCGGAATGGCAAAAAGCACTATCTACGCAAGGATTCAAGCAGGAACATTTCCTAAGCAATATAAGTCAGGTACAAAAAGTTCAGTTTGGCTTCTCAGTGAGATTATTACATGGATGGAAAATATTATTAATAAATAACAATAGAATTTTAGCAAAAAAATCATTGTTTATCATTCAACCTGAGACATAAGGTTGACTTCAGCATAAAAGAGAAAAAATGAAAGTAATAAAAAAATACACTCCAAAAAATAATAATTGGAGTGAAATAAATAAATTAAAATATAAACGAGGTGGCAAGGTGCATTATATCTATATTTTAGACATTAGTTACATATTATTTTGTATTATAATGGATAGGCAAGTGTATATAATAATTACCAACACTACCTCTTACAGAGGTAATAACCATAAATATGAGATACACATTAATACATGAAATAACAAAATACTTAAATCCATTAACAAATCACTTTATAGATAAATTTAATACTCATTATTCTACTCTACAAAAGCGTAAATTTGATGATGAGTTACTTCTTTATTCTATAAACTCTTTACTAACAAACGCTTTATATTCTATTCATAACAATTACACTACTGGTGTACTTCCTATGAATCGAAATAAATATATAACAACCATCGTTAATGGACATGAAATTAAGTTTAAAGGATGTTATAAATATTCTTTATTATTCTGGGAAATGTTAGAGGATTTAAACTATATTTCTATAAAGCGAGGGCAACGATCTTATACTAAAATCTGTTATAGTTATATAACTCTACTTGAACCCTTAATAGAATTATTAACCCCTTATCTGAAAAATGTAAATCTATTACCTTTGAATAATTGTATAATACTAAGAGATAAGGAAAAGAATACTGTTAATTATAAACGTTGTAAACTAATCAGACATAAGATAAATCTTATTAATAATTACAATAAATTATTACTTAATACTTCTGTCAATGAAATATCTACTAATTCTGATTTCTGTATTCAATTTCATCGAATTTACAATACTAACTTTGAAAAGGGCGGTAGATATTATGAACATAATGGTCTCGTCCAATGTATGAAATCATCATTGCGTAGAAACATATTAATTAATGGACAAGAAACTGTTGAAGTAGATTTTAAATCTTTACACCCAAGATTAATTTATACTGCTTCGGGTATTGATTTGGCTGATGATTTCGATCCTTATGCTATTTCTCCTATCTTATTTGGATTATCCGATACTCCTGAGGTCAGAAAGCAATTAAGACGTCTTGCTAAATTCGGATTGTTGATACTTATTAATGCTTCAAATTATCATAAATCCCGTGGAGCTTTAGATAAAGAATTTAATGAAGCTAAGATTGAAGGTGAGTTTGATCTATTACCTGATGACTTGTGTATTCGTACTGTTATTAATGCATTGAAAAAGGTCAATCCTAATATAGCAAAATGCTTTCATACTGGTCTTGGATCTTTACTTCAGTGTCATGATAGTGATATTGCTGAACTAATAATTCAGCATTTTACTGATAAGAATATACCTATTATTCCTATTCATGATAGTTTCATCATTGCTAAAGAATTTGAACACGAAATGCATGATGTGATGAAAAGCTCTTATAAGTGTATTATGAAAACTTCATCAAATTGTATTGTTGAAACAAAATAAATAATATAGTCCTGACCTCAAGTCAGGATTTTTTTTAAATAGATATAATGATTTTTTTTAGCTCTGTAAGAGATTTTAAGCTGTTTTTATCACTACCCTACCTTACTCTATACCTAATCAATCTAATCTCTTCTAACTGCGTTATAGTTCGATAAACAATAGGTTAAATATCAAACCACTCTTACTGGCAATAGACTGCCATGTTTGCTCTCCGTAAATCCTCCCAGCTCTTTTTTTTCTTTCTCTCATATTCTAAAAAAATACCTTATCACATTGATTTAAAATAAAAAATAAACCTTTCACTAAGAATAACCATCAATTTAAAAGACTTAACTTGAAACAAATGACTACATTGATCAATGATAACGATCAATTTGATCGATAATTAATTATTTTACAATATATAAATTTATTTTAAATTTAATATTCGATATAAATGGGTTGGCTTTTTGATTAAGTGCAGAAGAA from Limnobaculum xujianqingii includes:
- a CDS encoding helix-turn-helix transcriptional regulator → MKFLKLKDVIEMTGMAKSTIYARIQAGTFPKQYKSGTKSSVWLLSEIITWMENIINK